In Paenibacillus algicola, a genomic segment contains:
- the ilvD gene encoding dihydroxy-acid dehydratase has translation MKAKKMRSDMIKKGFDRAPHRSLLRAAGVKEEDFGKPFIAVCNSYIDIVPGHVHLQEFGKIVKEAIREAGGVPFEFNTIGVDDGIAMGHIGMRYSLPSREIIADSLETVVSAHWFDGMVCIPNCDKITPGMLMGTLRVNIPTIVVSGGPMKAGVDSKGRKLSLTSVFEGVGAHQVGKINDEELLELEQYGCPTCGSCSGMFTANSMNCLSEALGLALPGNGTILAVAEERKEFVRQSARQLMNLIEMDLKPRDIVTREAIDNAFALDMAMGGSTNTVLHTLALAHEAGIDYPLERINEVANRVPHISKLAPASDYFIEDVHLAGGVSAVLNELLKKPDALFGDCITVSGKTLAENVAGCEIQDKNVIHPIDQPYSERGGLAVLYGNLAPEGSIIKVGAVDPSVGGYHRGPAICFDSQEEALEGIANGKVSEGMVVVIRYEGPKGGPGMPEMLAPTSQIAGMGLGAKVGLITDGRFSGASRGISIGHISPEAAEGGPIAFVENGDIIELDLEKRTIQLEVSDEEMAKRRADWKGFEPKVKTGYLARYSKLVTNASSGGIMKI, from the coding sequence ATGAAAGCTAAAAAAATGCGTTCAGACATGATCAAAAAAGGCTTTGACCGGGCCCCGCACCGCAGTCTTCTGCGTGCCGCCGGCGTGAAAGAGGAAGATTTCGGTAAACCGTTCATCGCGGTCTGCAACTCTTATATCGATATTGTACCGGGCCATGTGCATCTGCAGGAATTCGGCAAAATCGTTAAAGAAGCCATCCGCGAAGCGGGCGGAGTTCCGTTTGAGTTTAACACCATCGGTGTTGACGACGGAATCGCCATGGGACATATCGGTATGCGCTACTCTCTGCCAAGCCGGGAAATCATTGCCGATTCCCTGGAAACCGTCGTTTCCGCACACTGGTTTGACGGCATGGTATGTATTCCCAACTGTGACAAAATCACGCCAGGCATGCTGATGGGAACGCTTCGCGTTAACATCCCGACCATCGTCGTCAGCGGCGGTCCGATGAAAGCCGGCGTAGACAGTAAGGGACGCAAGCTCTCCCTGACCTCCGTATTTGAGGGCGTAGGCGCTCACCAGGTCGGCAAGATTAACGACGAAGAGCTGCTGGAGCTGGAGCAGTACGGCTGCCCGACCTGCGGATCTTGCTCGGGCATGTTCACAGCGAACTCTATGAACTGTCTCTCCGAGGCACTTGGCCTTGCCCTGCCAGGTAACGGAACCATTCTCGCGGTAGCTGAAGAGCGTAAGGAATTTGTAAGACAATCCGCACGCCAGCTGATGAATCTGATCGAGATGGACCTGAAGCCGCGCGACATCGTAACCCGCGAAGCGATCGATAATGCTTTTGCGCTGGATATGGCGATGGGCGGCTCCACCAACACAGTACTGCACACACTGGCTCTGGCGCATGAAGCCGGCATCGATTACCCGCTGGAGCGTATCAATGAAGTAGCTAACCGGGTACCGCATATTTCAAAGCTGGCCCCGGCCTCTGACTATTTCATCGAGGATGTCCATCTGGCAGGCGGCGTTAGCGCTGTACTGAACGAGCTCCTGAAGAAGCCGGACGCCTTGTTCGGCGACTGCATTACTGTGTCGGGCAAGACGCTGGCCGAGAACGTTGCAGGCTGTGAGATTCAGGACAAGAACGTAATTCACCCGATTGATCAGCCCTACTCCGAGCGCGGCGGCCTCGCTGTGCTTTACGGCAATCTGGCTCCGGAAGGCTCCATCATTAAAGTCGGCGCCGTTGACCCTTCCGTCGGCGGATACCATCGCGGTCCTGCCATTTGCTTTGATTCCCAGGAGGAAGCGCTGGAAGGCATCGCAAACGGCAAAGTTTCGGAAGGTATGGTCGTTGTCATCCGCTACGAAGGTCCTAAAGGCGGACCGGGTATGCCGGAAATGCTGGCTCCAACCTCGCAGATTGCAGGTATGGGACTGGGTGCCAAGGTCGGCCTGATCACGGACGGCCGCTTCTCGGGCGCATCCCGCGGCATCAGCATCGGACATATTTCTCCGGAGGCTGCTGAAGGCGGACCGATCGCTTTTGTTGAGAACGGAGATATTATCGAGCTGGATCTGGAGAAGCGCACCATTCAGCTGGAGGTTAGTGACGAGGAGATGGCGAAGCGCCGTGCCGACTGGAAGGGCTTTGAGCCGAAGGTCAAGACCGGCTACCTGGCTCGCTACTCCAAGCTCGTAACCAACGCCAGCAGCGGCGGTATCATGAAGATCTAA
- a CDS encoding HAD-IA family hydrolase, whose translation MKPYWIFDFDGTLVQSKDLAVQIFNELSQKHGGRLIKDEEIATLAAMSIPDRLKALKVPMYKLPALLVEGRIEYKKALLSLEPVAGIQHALHQLKAKGCKLGIISSNSVENIRLFIDHHGLQDFDFIHSASNLFGKHKAIIRLAKKHSLHVSDILYIGDELRDIEACHQINVAVVAAAWGWDSPELLESAAPDFLCHSPLELSTLMSQRT comes from the coding sequence ATGAAGCCATACTGGATATTCGACTTTGACGGCACACTTGTGCAATCCAAGGATCTGGCGGTACAAATATTTAACGAGCTGTCTCAAAAACATGGCGGCAGACTCATCAAAGACGAAGAAATAGCTACACTTGCTGCGATGTCTATACCAGACCGACTAAAAGCCTTGAAAGTCCCGATGTACAAACTACCGGCGCTCCTTGTTGAAGGGCGGATCGAGTATAAGAAGGCCCTTCTTTCTCTAGAGCCTGTGGCTGGAATTCAGCATGCTTTGCACCAACTGAAAGCAAAGGGCTGCAAGCTGGGCATTATATCTTCTAATTCGGTAGAGAACATCAGGCTTTTTATCGATCACCATGGACTCCAGGATTTTGACTTTATTCATTCCGCCTCTAATCTGTTCGGGAAGCATAAAGCCATTATCCGTTTAGCCAAAAAGCACAGCCTTCACGTAAGCGACATCCTGTATATTGGCGATGAGCTGCGAGATATCGAAGCCTGCCATCAAATCAACGTAGCGGTGGTCGCTGCAGCCTGGGGATGGGACTCCCCGGAGCTGCTGGAGTCCGCCGCGCCGGACTTCCTTTGCCATTCACCCTTGGAATTATCCACATTAATGTCACAGAGAACCTGA
- a CDS encoding AraC family transcriptional regulator, with translation MSNEETYSVSSSPVLPLHDRLIVLFSGVSQTTPLHALGPKLYDYYLLHLVEAGKGTFQTEHALYELGPGDAFLIHPGQLVSYVSDAEEPWRYRWVAFKGQEAEGLVKAAGMLPDTPVVFNPGSHRPARYIRLIQECFSRKQDQAHIAASGYFQLLWAELMTHTRRHVLPSAAETQIQRTVKQMITVMTSQYAHPVSIEQMCASLGYNRAYLSRIFKKETGLPPVTYLLKLRMDRAKRLLRERPDLSVEQVSASVGLPDSLYFSRQFKRFCGMSPTAYRRENSG, from the coding sequence ATGTCAAACGAAGAAACATATTCGGTTTCCTCCAGTCCCGTGTTACCATTGCATGACCGTCTTATTGTGCTTTTTTCGGGGGTGAGCCAGACGACTCCCCTTCATGCCCTTGGTCCCAAATTGTATGATTATTACCTGCTGCATCTTGTGGAGGCTGGTAAAGGCACCTTCCAGACGGAGCATGCTCTATATGAGCTGGGCCCCGGCGATGCGTTTCTCATTCATCCCGGTCAATTGGTCAGCTATGTATCTGACGCGGAGGAGCCCTGGCGTTACCGCTGGGTCGCCTTTAAGGGTCAGGAGGCGGAGGGCCTGGTCAAAGCTGCAGGCATGCTGCCGGACACACCGGTCGTATTTAACCCCGGTTCTCACAGGCCCGCCCGATATATAAGGCTGATTCAGGAGTGCTTCAGCCGCAAGCAGGATCAGGCACATATTGCCGCCTCCGGCTACTTCCAGCTGCTCTGGGCCGAGCTGATGACTCATACCCGGCGACATGTGCTGCCCTCTGCAGCGGAAACGCAGATCCAGCGAACAGTCAAGCAAATGATTACCGTCATGACCTCCCAGTACGCGCATCCTGTATCCATTGAGCAGATGTGCGCCAGCCTGGGGTATAACCGCGCTTATTTATCGCGCATATTCAAGAAGGAGACCGGCCTCCCTCCGGTTACGTATCTGCTCAAGCTGCGAATGGACCGGGCCAAGCGGCTGCTGCGGGAGCGTCCGGACCTGTCGGTGGAGCAGGTGTCCGCCTCTGTAGGCCTGCCCGACAGCCTTTACTTCTCCCGTCAGTTCAAGCGCTTCTGCGGTATGTCTCCCACCGCCTACCGACGGGAGAATTCTGGCTGA
- a CDS encoding HAD family hydrolase: MPVLEIQERRMICSGLLFDKDGTLLHFMSLWGGWASYMLQALEERLELIGKGFTGSRDKVLGTLQDSLGQLYSYDRKGPLAMATAEETIGLLAWQLYAAGMPWNEALLQVRQMEKNAMVQVRQTRPAFPMPGLNELLKQCRTLKLPLAVVTSDTTAAAKEHLAWMGLLENFPVIIGRDQVKQGKPGPDMALAACRQLGLQPEEVAVIGDSNGDMQMAKQAGCALAIGLYEGDADHGDAQHLVDADLIISDYNEIRLKA; this comes from the coding sequence GTGCCGGTGCTTGAGATCCAAGAGCGTCGTATGATCTGCAGCGGGCTGCTGTTTGACAAGGACGGCACGTTGCTGCATTTCATGTCTTTATGGGGCGGCTGGGCAAGCTACATGCTGCAGGCTTTGGAGGAGCGGCTGGAGCTGATCGGTAAAGGGTTTACCGGTTCGAGAGACAAGGTGCTCGGTACGCTGCAGGATTCCTTAGGGCAGCTGTATTCCTATGACCGGAAAGGTCCGCTCGCGATGGCTACGGCCGAGGAAACGATCGGGCTGTTAGCCTGGCAGCTGTATGCGGCAGGAATGCCGTGGAATGAAGCGCTGCTGCAAGTCCGGCAGATGGAGAAAAATGCCATGGTTCAGGTAAGGCAGACCAGGCCGGCTTTTCCCATGCCCGGGCTGAATGAGCTGCTGAAGCAGTGCCGGACACTCAAGCTTCCGTTGGCCGTTGTCACCTCCGATACGACGGCTGCAGCGAAGGAACATTTGGCCTGGATGGGCCTTTTGGAGAATTTCCCGGTCATTATTGGCCGTGATCAGGTCAAGCAGGGCAAGCCCGGCCCGGATATGGCGCTTGCGGCCTGCAGGCAGCTTGGTCTTCAGCCGGAAGAGGTCGCGGTCATTGGAGACAGTAACGGCGACATGCAGATGGCGAAGCAGGCAGGCTGTGCGCTGGCGATCGGTCTTTACGAAGGAGATGCTGATCATGGGGATGCGCAACATCTCGTGGATGCCGATCTGATTATCAGCGATTATAATGAAATTAGATTAAAGGCCTGA
- a CDS encoding AI-2E family transporter: protein MLPLYKKYWRTFFDIGMIVLTVYLVMFVFSKLYQIAAPVFLSFLVFWMIEPIARFFHRRGMKKTFASALAVLIFLLIIVALLFGAGAIIVSQLMQLEKNLPLYTSMLQEQFAALLSFLQVKLAALPPDVTESLNSYFQDITNFAKNAAQGLFLYIIGFMGSFTTFIANFGIAIILAYFLSTEIGSWRKIASDKTPRTIKNAILFLKNHVFGAIGAYLKAQLKLISITFVMAYIGLLILGTGNALSIALISAVFDFLPLLGVPVIFIPWILYLFLVGKASLAVGLIVLLVIIMVTRQLLEPKIAGQSIGVTSAFLMLSFMIISLSIFGIAGLIMTPILIILLKELLEQGYLQRWIHLPKEEFEVSPFAMQKEDSAVHSSAGAKQPSESPSSDHTPL from the coding sequence ATGCTTCCCTTGTACAAAAAATACTGGAGGACTTTTTTTGATATCGGAATGATTGTCCTCACTGTATATCTGGTCATGTTTGTGTTCAGCAAACTGTACCAAATTGCGGCTCCCGTTTTTTTATCCTTCCTTGTGTTCTGGATGATCGAGCCGATTGCACGTTTTTTTCACCGCCGCGGCATGAAGAAAACCTTCGCTTCCGCCCTCGCGGTTCTCATCTTCCTGCTGATTATTGTCGCTCTGCTATTCGGCGCCGGCGCGATCATCGTCTCGCAATTGATGCAGCTTGAGAAGAATTTACCGCTCTATACCTCCATGCTGCAGGAACAGTTCGCAGCCCTGCTGAGCTTCCTTCAGGTCAAGCTGGCGGCACTGCCTCCGGATGTGACCGAGAGCTTGAACAGCTATTTTCAGGATATTACCAACTTTGCAAAAAATGCTGCCCAAGGACTGTTTTTATACATCATCGGCTTTATGGGCTCTTTCACGACCTTTATTGCTAACTTCGGGATTGCCATTATACTGGCGTACTTTCTTAGCACGGAGATCGGAAGCTGGCGCAAAATCGCCAGTGACAAAACGCCGCGAACGATCAAAAATGCCATTCTGTTTCTTAAAAATCACGTCTTCGGAGCCATCGGCGCTTATTTGAAGGCGCAGCTGAAGCTGATCAGCATTACATTTGTGATGGCTTACATAGGCCTGCTTATCTTAGGGACTGGCAATGCGCTGTCTATTGCCCTCATCAGTGCCGTGTTTGATTTTCTCCCATTGCTTGGCGTCCCGGTCATATTCATCCCCTGGATCCTTTATCTGTTTCTCGTGGGCAAGGCCAGCCTTGCGGTGGGCCTGATTGTACTGCTGGTCATCATTATGGTAACCCGTCAGCTGCTGGAGCCCAAGATTGCCGGTCAATCGATCGGGGTCACCTCCGCCTTCCTGATGCTGTCCTTTATGATCATCTCTCTGTCCATCTTCGGCATTGCCGGCTTGATCATGACACCCATCTTGATTATTTTGCTAAAAGAGCTGCTGGAGCAAGGATATTTGCAGCGCTGGATCCATCTGCCTAAGGAGGAGTTTGAGGTTTCTCCATTTGCGATGCAGAAGGAAGACTCTGCCGTACATAGCTCCGCTGGAGCAAAGCAGCCCTCAGAATCCCCATCCTCAGACCATACTCCGTTGTGA
- the mgrA gene encoding L-glyceraldehyde 3-phosphate reductase: protein MTYVASEDRYEGMIYNRCGRSGLKLPAISLGLWHNFGGIDSFENARSMVTRSFDLGITHFDLANNYGPPAGSAEETFGQVLAKDLKAYRDEMIISSKAGYYMWPGPYGDWGSRKYLVSSLDQSLKRMGLDYVDIFYSHRMDPDTPLEETMMALDHIVRSGKALYVGISNYTPEKTKEAAEILRRLGTPLLIHQPSYSMLNRWVEQGLLDVLDEQGAGSIAFTPLGQGLLTNKYLNGVPNDSRAASASQFLHESNITPEVLRKIRALNQMAAARGQSLAQFALAWVLRGGRVTSALIGASKVSQIEDNVGALSNLEFSKEELDRIESILKKEPEA, encoded by the coding sequence ATGACATATGTAGCGAGTGAAGACCGCTATGAAGGTATGATATATAATCGCTGCGGGCGATCCGGCTTGAAGCTGCCGGCTATTTCCCTCGGCTTGTGGCATAACTTTGGAGGGATTGACTCCTTCGAAAATGCGCGGAGCATGGTGACCCGCTCTTTCGACCTTGGAATCACGCACTTTGATCTCGCCAACAACTACGGTCCGCCGGCGGGCTCCGCCGAGGAAACCTTCGGACAGGTGCTCGCGAAGGACCTGAAGGCCTACCGTGACGAGATGATTATCTCCTCTAAGGCCGGCTATTACATGTGGCCCGGACCTTACGGAGACTGGGGCTCGCGGAAATATCTGGTGTCCAGCCTCGATCAGAGCCTGAAGCGGATGGGTCTTGACTACGTGGACATTTTCTACTCACACCGGATGGATCCCGATACACCGCTGGAGGAGACGATGATGGCGCTGGATCATATCGTTCGTTCCGGTAAAGCGCTGTACGTCGGTATTTCCAACTACACGCCAGAGAAGACCAAAGAAGCGGCTGAAATTTTAAGAAGGCTGGGTACACCGCTGCTTATTCATCAGCCGAGCTATTCCATGCTGAACCGCTGGGTGGAGCAGGGCCTGCTTGATGTGCTGGACGAACAGGGCGCAGGAAGCATTGCATTTACGCCGCTCGGCCAGGGACTGCTGACCAACAAATATTTGAATGGAGTTCCGAACGACTCCCGGGCAGCCAGCGCTTCCCAGTTTCTGCATGAAAGCAATATTACACCAGAGGTGCTCCGCAAAATCCGCGCCTTGAATCAGATGGCTGCCGCCCGGGGCCAGAGCCTGGCTCAATTCGCTCTCGCTTGGGTGCTGCGTGGAGGCCGGGTTACCTCAGCCCTGATCGGGGCGAGCAAGGTTAGCCAGATTGAGGACAATGTGGGGGCTCTCAGTAATCTGGAGTTCTCTAAAGAGGAGCTGGACCGGATTGAGTCCATTCTGAAAAAAGAACCGGAGGCCTGA
- a CDS encoding polysaccharide deacetylase family protein, with protein MQTVLLWLFYISSFYAFIPGIITRFFGYRVFRRGTVEGEFALTFDDGPDPVYTPQLLDLLKRYNMKATFFVVGSHAESHPEIIKRIHDEGHLIGIHNYVHKSNWLMRPKTVRMQLKRTDDIIFGITGERPVYYRPPWGIVNLFDFAKNSGYRIILWSSMYGDWRSSVGADKLTHRMRRKLRAGEVMLLHDCGNTMGADVQAPEQMLLALDRVLSEAEREGLRSVRIDEMITHERMSSSMKLSLPKRMAVAVWLLWEKLFHVVFRLKTANPSDPMLHYRLTSYQGQDMVTQDGLRLVKGDEVLELHFDNQKLFDIGRHARNEMQIAIQMIRAVQKDLPTIAQRVLDKPEYRNVKGLYGVTMITRGPEQFGFHLQDLPSGLFASSTRVYLKLLLSVIHPKGQSRLKEGSRRMEPRMLMMPVEVLISRYAPRELRSRRSSVETGLGELSVGSTAKELSS; from the coding sequence ATGCAGACAGTGCTGCTCTGGTTGTTTTACATTTCTTCTTTTTATGCCTTCATTCCCGGGATTATCACCCGTTTTTTCGGTTATCGTGTATTTCGGAGAGGGACGGTGGAAGGCGAGTTTGCCTTGACCTTTGACGATGGACCTGATCCGGTATATACACCTCAGCTTCTGGATTTGCTGAAGCGCTACAATATGAAGGCCACCTTTTTTGTGGTCGGCTCTCATGCAGAGTCCCATCCAGAAATTATCAAGCGCATTCATGATGAGGGACATCTGATTGGTATTCATAACTATGTTCACAAATCCAACTGGCTCATGAGGCCCAAGACGGTCCGCATGCAGCTCAAGCGCACGGATGATATCATTTTCGGCATTACGGGTGAGCGGCCGGTGTATTACCGTCCTCCCTGGGGCATTGTGAATCTATTTGATTTTGCCAAAAACAGCGGTTACCGTATCATTCTCTGGTCCTCGATGTACGGAGACTGGAGAAGCAGCGTCGGTGCTGACAAGCTGACCCACAGAATGCGGCGCAAGCTGAGAGCAGGGGAAGTGATGCTCCTTCACGATTGCGGAAATACGATGGGTGCAGATGTACAGGCGCCGGAGCAGATGCTGCTGGCACTGGACCGGGTGCTGTCAGAAGCAGAGCGTGAAGGCCTGAGAAGCGTTCGGATCGACGAAATGATTACTCATGAGAGGATGTCGTCTTCAATGAAGCTGTCCTTACCGAAACGAATGGCTGTAGCAGTGTGGCTGCTATGGGAGAAGCTGTTTCATGTTGTATTTCGCCTGAAAACGGCGAATCCGTCGGACCCTATGCTGCATTATCGCTTGACCTCCTACCAAGGACAGGACATGGTAACACAGGATGGCTTACGACTTGTGAAGGGGGATGAGGTGCTGGAGCTTCATTTCGATAATCAGAAGCTGTTTGATATCGGCAGACATGCCCGGAACGAGATGCAGATTGCGATTCAAATGATCCGTGCGGTTCAGAAGGACCTGCCAACCATTGCACAGCGGGTGCTCGACAAGCCTGAATATCGAAACGTGAAAGGTCTGTACGGGGTCACGATGATTACCCGAGGACCGGAGCAATTCGGATTTCATCTTCAGGATTTGCCCTCCGGGCTGTTTGCCAGCTCTACCCGGGTGTATCTGAAGCTGCTCCTGTCTGTCATTCATCCCAAGGGTCAATCGCGGCTCAAGGAAGGCAGCCGGCGCATGGAGCCGCGGATGCTGATGATGCCGGTGGAGGTCCTGATCAGCCGTTATGCCCCACGGGAACTTCGTTCCCGAAGATCTTCTGTCGAGACCGGTCTTGGTGAGCTGTCTGTGGGCAGTACCGCGAAGGAGCTGTCCTCCTAA
- a CDS encoding peptidoglycan D,D-transpeptidase FtsI family protein, with amino-acid sequence MREISRRRMYYGWLLVACVLVLFIGRLAFIQIWLKGHPVPATQHTLMEAARLQHERGVVLDSGRGHFHDRHGVPLTGKLIWTAVLFPVTDWNVFQPATLKDVAVILDTKPDQLAEIWSSLKEPVLWHGEGRIPVALRPEQRDALSALGLTQLKVYPYERRYEDKESGMQWLGYISGQRKETQRYGQYDGITGGSGLEKALDPLLNSLSPTVVYFSVDGHNQVIPELTPMVKANLNPYYPLRFTTTIDLSIQKEVEHLMSEAGASEGAIVVQDVHNGDVVAMVSSPFYNPERIHPAEGQWENKALQGAAPGSIFKIVTAAAALEAGISTPKEVFHCSGEYGRYGLSCWKKHGHGRLTLEDAFAQSCNVVFAELGQRLSPAQFQLAAQQLGVGRVLGWQASNVLGVPEIRPLDHEESGSVFADLEAAEDEGVRVQTAIGQRDVMMTPLQASNMIVTLLNQGQGFRPRMVNRVSYDNGQELQLWPVQRLRPEKSLSPKTTSILLTWMEKVVQKGTGSALKQGAAWRLAGKSGTAEVLHHGAAANHQWFTGYGPIEAPRYAVSVLLKNQKPGSRHRATELFGKVMNMLSASK; translated from the coding sequence ATGCGAGAGATTTCACGCCGCCGGATGTACTACGGATGGCTTCTGGTGGCCTGCGTGCTTGTGCTGTTCATCGGCCGTCTGGCCTTTATCCAAATCTGGCTGAAGGGTCATCCGGTTCCAGCTACGCAGCATACCCTGATGGAAGCCGCAAGGCTTCAGCATGAGAGAGGCGTGGTGCTGGACAGCGGAAGAGGACATTTTCACGATCGTCACGGAGTTCCGCTAACCGGGAAGCTGATCTGGACCGCTGTCCTCTTTCCAGTGACGGATTGGAATGTATTTCAACCCGCCACGCTGAAGGACGTGGCAGTCATTCTGGACACGAAGCCTGATCAGCTGGCTGAGATCTGGTCCAGTTTAAAGGAGCCGGTGCTGTGGCACGGAGAAGGTCGAATTCCAGTGGCCTTGAGACCCGAGCAGCGAGATGCGCTCTCTGCTTTGGGGCTGACGCAGCTAAAGGTGTACCCGTATGAGCGAAGATACGAGGATAAGGAAAGCGGAATGCAGTGGCTTGGATATATATCGGGGCAGCGGAAGGAAACCCAGCGTTATGGTCAATACGATGGCATCACGGGCGGCAGCGGCTTGGAGAAAGCCTTGGATCCTCTCCTGAACAGCTTATCGCCCACCGTAGTCTACTTTAGCGTAGACGGACATAATCAGGTCATTCCAGAGCTTACACCTATGGTGAAGGCGAATCTCAACCCGTATTATCCACTCCGGTTCACGACGACCATAGATCTCTCCATTCAAAAAGAAGTTGAGCACTTGATGTCTGAAGCCGGTGCTTCAGAAGGTGCAATTGTCGTTCAGGATGTACATAACGGAGATGTGGTAGCCATGGTTTCAAGCCCCTTCTACAATCCCGAGCGGATTCACCCCGCAGAGGGACAGTGGGAAAATAAAGCGCTGCAGGGAGCAGCGCCGGGCTCTATTTTTAAAATTGTAACGGCTGCTGCCGCCTTGGAAGCAGGGATCAGTACCCCGAAAGAAGTGTTTCATTGCAGCGGAGAATATGGCAGGTACGGCCTTTCCTGCTGGAAAAAACACGGTCATGGCAGGCTGACGCTTGAAGATGCGTTCGCCCAGTCATGTAATGTCGTGTTCGCCGAGCTGGGACAGCGGCTGTCTCCAGCACAATTTCAGCTCGCTGCACAGCAGCTGGGTGTGGGGCGCGTACTGGGCTGGCAAGCCTCCAATGTCCTGGGTGTTCCGGAGATAAGGCCTCTGGATCATGAAGAAAGCGGCAGCGTCTTCGCAGACCTTGAAGCGGCTGAGGATGAGGGGGTTAGGGTGCAGACGGCAATCGGTCAAAGAGATGTCATGATGACACCGCTGCAGGCCTCCAATATGATCGTTACTTTGCTGAACCAAGGACAAGGCTTTCGCCCTCGAATGGTAAACCGGGTGTCCTACGATAATGGACAAGAGCTACAGCTTTGGCCGGTGCAGCGACTGCGACCCGAGAAGAGCCTGTCGCCGAAGACGACGTCTATCTTGCTGACATGGATGGAAAAGGTCGTGCAGAAGGGGACCGGCTCGGCATTGAAGCAGGGTGCCGCCTGGAGACTGGCCGGCAAGTCCGGCACTGCGGAGGTATTGCATCATGGAGCCGCTGCGAACCATCAATGGTTTACCGGGTACGGGCCGATCGAGGCTCCGCGATACGCAGTTAGTGTACTGCTGAAGAACCAGAAGCCCGGCTCGCGCCACCGGGCTACAGAGTTGTTCGGCAAAGTGATGAATATGCTGTCAGCCAGCAAGTAA
- a CDS encoding NAD-dependent protein deacylase yields the protein MESNEKIEMLATWIEASDYIVFFGGAGTSTESGIPDFRSAAGLYQSEHHSPYPPEIMLSHSFFMEKPDIFYDFYRSKMLHPAARPNGCHQLLSRLEQEGKLKAVITQNIDGLHQTAGCGEVLELHGSVHRNYCMDCNRFYSLQQVMEIKELVPRCADCGGMIKPDVVLYEEELDHQLLKRAIHEISIADLLIVGGTSLTVHPAAGLINYYQGSRTAILNGDPTPYDHRAGLLITERIGEVMDKVNGMLRSSV from the coding sequence GTGGAAAGCAATGAAAAAATAGAAATGCTCGCGACCTGGATCGAAGCAAGCGATTACATCGTCTTTTTTGGCGGAGCCGGAACCTCTACGGAAAGCGGAATTCCTGATTTCCGCTCGGCGGCGGGATTGTATCAAAGTGAGCATCATTCTCCCTATCCGCCGGAAATTATGCTCAGCCATAGCTTTTTTATGGAGAAGCCGGACATATTCTATGATTTCTACCGCAGCAAAATGCTGCACCCGGCGGCGCGTCCAAACGGCTGCCACCAGCTGCTCTCGCGCCTGGAGCAGGAGGGCAAGCTGAAGGCGGTAATTACCCAAAACATCGACGGCCTCCACCAGACCGCAGGCTGCGGCGAGGTACTGGAGCTGCATGGCTCGGTGCACCGCAATTATTGCATGGACTGCAACCGCTTTTATTCACTTCAGCAGGTGATGGAAATCAAAGAGCTAGTGCCCCGCTGCGCCGATTGCGGCGGAATGATCAAGCCGGATGTGGTGCTGTATGAGGAGGAGCTGGATCATCAGCTGTTAAAGCGGGCAATCCATGAAATTTCAATAGCGGATCTGCTGATTGTCGGAGGAACTTCTCTGACCGTTCACCCGGCAGCGGGATTAATCAACTACTATCAGGGAAGCCGGACTGCCATTTTAAACGGGGACCCGACACCGTATGATCACAGGGCAGGCCTGCTGATTACCGAGCGCATCGGTGAAGTGATGGACAAGGTGAACGGAATGCTGCGCAGCAGCGTGTAA